The Quatrionicoccus australiensis nucleotide sequence TTTTCTTCCTCGAAGTCGAGCCTGATTTTGCCTTCTTTATCGAGGTCGACCGTTACGTGACCGCCACTGGCCAGCTTGCCGAACAACAGCTCATCGGCCAGCGCCGAGCGGATGGTGTCCTGGATCAAGCGTGCCATCGGACGGGCGCCCATCAGCGGGTCGAAGCCCTTGTCGGCGAGCATTTCCTTGACCTTGTCGGTGAAGTGGGCGTCAACCTTCTTCTCGTGCAACTGTTCTTCAAGCTGCATCAGGAACTTGTCGACCACACGCAGGATGACCTCGCGCTCAAGCGGCCCGAAGGAAATCGTCGCATCCAGACGGTTGCGGAATTCCGGCGTGAACTGGCGCTTGATCTCGGCCATTTCGTCGCCGGTCTGCTTCGAGTTGGTGAAGCCCATGCTCGATTTCTGCAGGTCGGCGGCGCCGGCATTGGTCGTCATGATGATGACCACGTTGCGGAAGTCGGCCTTGCGTCCGTTGTTGTCGGTCAGCGTGCCGTGATCCATGACCTGCAACAGGATGTTGTAGATGTCCGGATGCGCTTTCTCGATTTCGTCGAGCAGCAGCACGCAGTAAGGCTTCTTGGTGACGGCCTCAGTGAGCAGTCCGCCCTGTTCGAAGCCGACATAGCCCGGCGGTGCGCCGATCAGGCGGGAAACGGCGTGCCGCTCCATGTACTCGGACATGTCGAAGCGGGTCAGCTCGATGCCAAGGCAGTAAGCCAGTTGCTTGGCGACTTCGGTCTTGCCGACGCCGGTCGGGCCGCTGAACAGGAAGGAGCCGATCGGCTTGCCCGGATTGCCAAGGCCGGAGCGGGCCATCTTGATCGCCTTGGCCAGCGCATCAATCGCCTTGTCCTGGCCGAAGACGACCGCCTTCAGGTCGCGATCGAGGTTCTTCAGCGCGCCGCGATCGTCGAGCGTGACATGCTGCGACGGGATGCGGGCGATCTTGGCGATGATTTCCTCGATGTCGGTCTTGTTGATGACCTTCTTCTGCTTCGATTTGGGCAGGATGCGCTGTGCGGCACCGGCTTCGTCGATGACGTCGATCGCCTTGTCCGGCAGGTGCCGGTCGGTGATGTAGCGCGCCGACAGCTCGACCGCCGAGGTCAGCGCCGTGGCCGAGTACTTGATGCCGTGGTGGGCCTCGAAGCGGGCCTTGAGGCCCTTGAGGATTTCGATGGTTTCGGCGACCGAGGGTTCGTTGACGTCGATTTTCTGGAAGCGGCGGGACAGCGCGCCATCTTTCTCGAAAATGCCGCGGAACTCGGTGTAGGTCGTCGCACCGATGCACTTCAACTGGCCGGAGGACAGCGCCGGTTTCAACAGGTTGGAGGCATCGAGCGTGCCGCCCGAAGCGGCGCCCGCGCCGATCAGGGTATGGATTTCGTCAATGAACAGGATCGCGTGCGGATTTTCCTGCAGCGCCTTGAGGACACCTTTCAGGCGTTGCTCGAAATCGCCGCGATACTTGGTGCCGGCCAGCAGCGAACCCATGTCCAGCGAGTAAACATTGGCCTTGGCGAGGATTTCCGGCACCTCGCATTCGACGATCTTGCGCGCCAGGCCTTCGGCGATCGCCGTCTTGCCGACGCCGGCTTCGCCAACCAGCAGCGGATTGTTCTTGCGCCGGCGGCACAGCGTCTGGATGACGCGCTCCAGCTCCTTGTCGCGGCCGATCAGCGGGTCGATCTTGCCCTGCAGCGCCAGCGCATTCAGGTTGATCGTGTATTGCTCGAGTGGGCCGGCCTGCTGCTGTTCGCCATCGTGCTCGGCTTCGCCCTCGGTCGTGGTCTTGGGCTGCGGCACCTTGCTGATGCCGTGCGAGATGTAATTCACCACATC carries:
- the clpA gene encoding ATP-dependent Clp protease ATP-binding subunit ClpA — translated: MIAQELEVSLHMAFVEARQKRHEFITVEHLLLALIDNPSAADALRSCGAKPDALRKDLTNFIIEHTPTVSGEDDIDTQPTLGFQRVIQRAILHVQSSGKKEVNGANVLVAIYGEKDSHAVYFLQKQGITRLDVVNYISHGISKVPQPKTTTEGEAEHDGEQQQAGPLEQYTINLNALALQGKIDPLIGRDKELERVIQTLCRRRKNNPLLVGEAGVGKTAIAEGLARKIVECEVPEILAKANVYSLDMGSLLAGTKYRGDFEQRLKGVLKALQENPHAILFIDEIHTLIGAGAASGGTLDASNLLKPALSSGQLKCIGATTYTEFRGIFEKDGALSRRFQKIDVNEPSVAETIEILKGLKARFEAHHGIKYSATALTSAVELSARYITDRHLPDKAIDVIDEAGAAQRILPKSKQKKVINKTDIEEIIAKIARIPSQHVTLDDRGALKNLDRDLKAVVFGQDKAIDALAKAIKMARSGLGNPGKPIGSFLFSGPTGVGKTEVAKQLAYCLGIELTRFDMSEYMERHAVSRLIGAPPGYVGFEQGGLLTEAVTKKPYCVLLLDEIEKAHPDIYNILLQVMDHGTLTDNNGRKADFRNVVIIMTTNAGAADLQKSSMGFTNSKQTGDEMAEIKRQFTPEFRNRLDATISFGPLEREVILRVVDKFLMQLEEQLHEKKVDAHFTDKVKEMLADKGFDPLMGARPMARLIQDTIRSALADELLFGKLASGGHVTVDLDKEGKIRLDFEEEKSEAVV